The nucleotide window GTAGTTGTGCGGGTCGTCACGGTGGAGACTTAAGGTAAAATTGCTACAGCGTTTGCaggtctcggagtcaccttcatttgtattTACTTCTATTTGCTCCTTCGTTTCGGGGCAGTGATGTATTATTTTGTGAAATTACTCTTAGataggcttgtgacttgtatcaccgattttggaaattttgatttATTTAGAGTTggttaatttaaagttagtaagcatcaatgttatttcaggttatgttaggcttacctagtttagagactaggtgccatcatgactctttcggagggatttttgggtcgtgacacctccaATATTGCAGAGTCAATTAATGCAGCAAACAAGGATGCTAGAGAGTTACCAGTAATGCGATTGCTGGAGTACATGACAAATTTACTACAACAGTTgaacaacaaaaatagaaaaagtgcAATGGAGACATCTACAGAACTTAGCGAAAAGTACGACAAACTCCTTCGGGAAAATCTGATTGCATCGGAGCAAATGACGgtaaaataaatcaaatataATGATGTTTGGCACTGCTTACTTGCATTTTACAGCTTGTATAAGGATGTATAACTATGTATAATGTTCTTTaacttattttagaaaaaaaacttTTGCAGGTGAGACCTGCTACGGAGCAGTTATATACTGTGCTTGAAGGGTTAAGGTGAAACATAATGTGCCTTGAAGTGGGAACATGCAGTTGCGAAAAATTTCAAATGGATGAAATTCCACGTCCGCGTGCTTGGGTGGTTTTGAAGAATCAGCAGCTGAAACCTGGCCAGTATTGCTCTTTTTACTACAAGAAGGATAACCTCCTTAGAACTTATGAATTTCTAGTGAATCCGATGCCAAATGAGAGTTTATGGGTAATCCCAACAGAGGTGCTGGAAGATGTGGTCCTACCACCTAAAGGGAGAAGGAATGCAAGAAGGCCAAGAAAGGAAAAACTTAAACCTGCTTCAGAGAAAGAGTATAAGAGAGCGTTTTCATGTTCTGTGTGTGGACAAGGTGGTCACAATAGAAAAACATGTAGGAATCAACCAAAATAAATAGTTGGAAACATAATACTTCCTATTACATTTGTTGTCATGTTGAGTAATTAAGTTTCACAAACAATAAAGTTACAAATGTTGAGTAGTTAAGTTTCACAAGCAATTGAGTTAGAAATGTTAATAAAGAATTACAATTTACACTATATATTGCAATTATGTTAAATATGTTTCATTATACATGTTTTGATCATCTAATAATAGTGTCTTGCTGTTTTTAATGGTGCTAAATATATTGATAGATTGTACAAATACAAAACAGAACTGCAAACAATCAATGGTATTATATGTATACAAATATATAAATGAGAGTATAAGTTTGTATAAATTTGTATAACTATGTATATTATTGTATACATATGTATAAACCAACAAAACTGCaaccataataaaaatacatactTTGTTAAAGGACAAAAGCAACTGAAATATTCATTAAAATGTAATTCATTTACAGCCACAATGTGTAATGACTACCACaaattacacaaaaataaaaacatctaTAATATCCTTTAAAGTTATCTCACAAGTAGCAGAATAGTACTTAGACAAAATTAGGCAACAACTCCTGATACATTGCAAAACTACAGTAAAATGGAAAAAGCAGAACTACTTTCTCGGTCGTCCCCTCTTCCTCTTCCTGAAAAGTCTCCCTATGATTTCATCACCACTAATTACACCGGATTGTTATTTTTTCCTTCCATAATCTCACAATAGAGATCCCCACCTGGAGCGAAGTGTCTCAATGTCAAAATTATCTTTTCAAATTTCCTTACCAAGGATGAAATACTCAGCAAAGCCAACAACAAAAGCACTACAATCACTGTAATTAAAAGAAACAAATCAGATTCAAATAGGTACACTAATAACAAAATAGTAAAACAATTGAGATTAACCTACCATTTGATATATGCACCATTGTTCCAATCAATGTCCTTCTTCTCGACATAAAAATCAGAACTCTTCAAGAAGTAAGGTATCAGAATTACATAAGGTAATGCAACATCCAAAGCAAGTCTATCATTAATAGCTCCACGGTTAGAGTCATAGATGTGGATGCACTTATCTATGAACGTAAATAACCCCAAAACACAATGGCCCAATTTTGCTCTTCCGCGCTTCACATAGATAGGGAATAAGACGTGGTAAAAAATGTGCCACGGTACATTTGCATCACAATAATATCCTCTAATGTACTCTTCTATCTCATGCCCTTCAGGAATCACTAAAGGATGTTGATTAACTTTGAAATCTTTATGCAGGGAGTTGATTTTGTTACCAAAGGCAAATTCGTTTGTAGTAAATCGGATGGCAATATTCGGCCAATATTTTTCCCTATTCCTCAAATAATAAAAGAGGACATCCAAGTGCTGAGACAagaaataagacagaacaaccaTCACTACTAGGTtttttaaatatagaaatttatacattattatacagAGGTATACATATTTATACAAGGTTATACAATCTTATACAGTCTTATACTGTGATTATCCAAAGCTATGTATACACTATGGGGGTCTCGAACAATAAAGATATGCAACAAATAAAAAAGGCATTAGAACATAAAGTTATTAAATACCGTGTCAATCAAAGGTCGACCACAATACGCAAGTGAGTGGAACCAATCCTTCGTGGTCACATGACACGAGCCAAAAGTAAAAGCTTCTACAAGCTTATTTACTTTATCGGTATATATTTTTTGGCACttcaaatcacaaaaaataaaaagtaatcaGAACTACCTTCATTGACAAGTATAAAATCAGAACATGAAAGATTAAAGAAAGTGAAGATACATTCGCCTCGTATCCATCCCATTATCAACAAACGCGCAAAACTCTTCAGCCAATAGCGACAATGgatcaaaatcatcaatttcgaTCATGAAAGGACGCTTGATATAAAAAATGAGCGTATGCGCCGATCCTGATGCCCCCGAATAACAAATTGGCAAATATGGAGATTTggcattgtcacacctcctttttccgcacccgagagggcgcaagggagtttttccaattaaaggacaatcggaacgggattagtttatttatttcagagtcgccacttgggagatttagggtgtcccaagtcaccaattttaatcccgaatcgaggaaaataatgactctatattacagtctgcgtaccagaaatccggataaggaattctgttaacccgggagaaggtgttaggcattcccgagttccgtggttctagcacggtcgctcaactgttatattcggcttatttatctgatttttaatacaattatgaacctatgtgccaattttatcttttatccgcttttatcgttcaccgttatttttataggacttgcaacgtcgtgaaaacatatctcgaaccacgctacatcaatgcacccgtggttattgatatatctcgactcggctgagatttggatttgggtcacataaatgtgcacccgaattaagaaaaataaattatttaagacgcgcctaaagcaactaacgtatggtTGTTTTGGGGAGGGCCGTAACATTCGCTAAATGacctatcccgaattctaagtgttttaatatatatacagttgGAGGGCCCCGTGGCTGTGtacattttcattttttgacgaggctcgtctcgttctacttttaaaaggaattagcgacgtcatggatatgcctctcggatcacgtcacaatcaatgtacccgtgattagaaatacatttcgaatccttcgagatttggatttgggtcacataaatgtgcacccgagtttttaAGAAGGCAAGGCTTATTAAAGcgcatcctaaagagactaacgtattgttattttaggagggttgtgagatttgctaaacaacccgtcccggaaactaaatgcttcaataatatacatttaacaagggccccgcatctgcgtgttttgtttatttttcgtcgaggctcatctcgttcttatttttttaaaggatatcctatagcaactacgtttcttgtcgtgttcgtCTCTATCAATCGAGAACAGTAGATAGTCTTAATTAATTatatgcttgcaagttgtttgtgaTGTAATTAGGAAATGCTTCAAAATCAGGACCGAAGTTGCGTGCACAGTCGGCCAAAcgaataatcatgggcccaaatccagccc belongs to Nicotiana tabacum cultivar K326 chromosome 6, ASM71507v2, whole genome shotgun sequence and includes:
- the LOC107798099 gene encoding uncharacterized protein LOC107798099, with the protein product MDEIPRPRAWVVLKNQQLKPGQYCSFYYKKDNLLRTYEFLVNPMPNESLWVIPTEVLEDVVLPPKGRRNARRPRKEKLKPASEKEYKRAFSCSVCGQGGHNRKTCRNQPK